Proteins encoded in a region of the Pelmatolapia mariae isolate MD_Pm_ZW linkage group LG16_19, Pm_UMD_F_2, whole genome shotgun sequence genome:
- the LOC134644185 gene encoding myc box-dependent-interacting protein 1 isoform X4: MAELNLGKGLTAGKVASNVQKKLTRAQEKVLQKLGKADETKDVAFEEGVINFNKQYTEGSKLQRDLRAYLEAVKAMHESSKNLQACLADMYEQDWYGKNEVDSIVEDCDVLWTDYHQKLVDHALISMDTYLGQFPDIKARIAKRDRKLVDYDSARHNYAVTHKTKKKDGGIKITKPSSLLERATPGWAQGILSAHNVAQSSLSRSQAEEELERAQKVFDEINADLQEELPSLWNSRVGFYVSTFQSLAGFEEKFHKEMSRLDQDMYDILEKLEETDTTSKTGICGASSSGANRSGKEASNHTLRPGGPPPIPKSPSKLRPAVPPPPKVTPSKELKTENIINLFDAAATPDINVTSPTEFDSPAVSNLLDMDLDSFSAATKASTVTQPANWDSWGDSAAAAAEPATPTAPAAPVVEEAAKEEEETPAVAAESTEVASESAEMPPGFLFKVQVMHDYAANDTDELEMKAGDVVLVVTFDNPEEQDEGWLMGVKQDDWQQNKENGTKGVFPENFTQRL, encoded by the exons ATGGCTGAGCTGAATTTGGGGAAGGGGCTCACTGCAGGGAAAGTGGCCAGTAACGTGCAGAAAAAACTAACCAGAGCGCAAGAAAAG GTTCTGCAGAAACTTGGCAAAGCAGACGAGACCAAAGATGTCGCTTTTGAAGAGGGAGTAATCAACTTCAACAAACAATAT ACTGAAGGCAGCAAACTCCAGAGGGATTTAAGGGCATACCTCGAGGCTGTGAAAG CCATGCATGAGTCCTCTAAGAACCTTCAGGCATGTCTAGCTGACATGTATGAGCAAGACTGGTATGGCAAGAATGAAGTGGACTCCATTGTGGAG GATTGTGATGTGCTTTGGACTGATTACCACCAGAAGCTGGTTGATCATGCTCTCATCTCCATGGATACTTACCTGGGCCAGTTCCCTGATATTAAG gCTCGTATAGCTAAAAGGGACAGGAAGCTGGTAGATTACGACAGTGCCAGGCATAACTATGCCGTGACACACAAAACCAAGAAAAAGGACGGGGGCATTAAAATTACTAAG cCCTCATCCTTGTTGGAAAGGGCCACTCCAGGATGGGCTCAGGGTATCCTGTCTGCACACAATGTTGCCCAAAGTAGTCTTTCCAGGAGCCAG GCTGAGGAGGAGCTGGAAAGGGCCCAGAAGGTGTTTGATGAGATTAATGCTGACTTGCAAGAAGAGCTGCCATCACTTTGGAACAG TCGTGTTGGGTTTTATGTCAGCACCTTCCAGAGTTTGGCTGGTTTTGAGGAGAAGTTTCACAAAGAAATGAGTCGG TTGGATCAGGATATGTATGACATCCTGGAGAAACTGGAGGAAACAGACACAACTAG CAAGACAGGTATCTGCGGCGCCTCATCATCAGGAGCAAATAGGAG TGGTAAAGAGGCATCTAACCACACTCTCAGGCCAGGAGGACCACCCCCGATCCCCAAATCCCCATCCAAG CTCAGACCAGCAGTGCCTCCTCCACCCAAGGTGACACCATCTAAAGAGCTAAAAACAGAGAATATCATCAACCTTTTTGATGCTGCAGCTACTCCTGATATCAACGTCACCTCCCCTACAGAG TTTGACAGTCCTGCAGTGAGCAACCTGTTGGACATGGACCTGGATTCTTTCAGTGCAGCAACCAAAGCCTCCACGGTCACACAG CCTGCAAACTGGGACTCATGG GGAgactctgcagctgcagcagctgaacCAGCTACACCAACTGCACCGGCTGCACCAGTAGTGGAAGAAGCAgcaaaggaggaagaggag ACACCTGCAGTAGCAGCAGAATCAACAGAAGTAGCATCAGAATCTGCAGAGATGCCTCCTGGCTTTCTGTTCAAG GTCCAAGTGATGCACGATTATGCTGCCAATGACACAGATGAACTGGAGATGAAGGCCGGTGATGTGGTGCTAGTAGTGACTTTTGACAACCCTGAAGAACAG GATGAAGGCTGGCTGATGGGAGTAAAGCAAGACGACTGgcagcaaaacaaagaaaacggcaCTAAAGGAGTATTTCCCGAAAACTTTACCCAGAGGCTGTGA
- the LOC134644185 gene encoding myc box-dependent-interacting protein 1 isoform X1: MAELNLGKGLTAGKVASNVQKKLTRAQEKVLQKLGKADETKDVAFEEGVINFNKQYTEGSKLQRDLRAYLEAVKAMHESSKNLQACLADMYEQDWYGKNEVDSIVEDCDVLWTDYHQKLVDHALISMDTYLGQFPDIKARIAKRDRKLVDYDSARHNYAVTHKTKKKDGGIKITKPSSLLERATPGWAQGILSAHNVAQSSLSRSQAEEELERAQKVFDEINADLQEELPSLWNSRVGFYVSTFQSLAGFEEKFHKEMSRLDQDMYDILEKLEETDTTSKTGICGASSSGANRSGKEASNHTLRPGGPPPIPKSPSKLRPAVPPPPKVTPSKELKTENIINLFDAAATPDINVTSPTEFDSPAVSNLLDMDLDSFSAATKASTVTQPANWDSWPEDSGGQEEATTQHYDPVAAATEAWGDDGSQPVHYDPITAATEGWGDDGTQPVRYDPLAAAEEGWGDDGNQPVDYDTVAEAQEGWGDEESQPVAEVPATDYETPADEAPADAVEEEAPPAAAVLDNEEGQGDSAAAAAEPATPTAPAAPVVEEAAKEEEETPAVAAESTEVASESAEMPPGFLFKVQVMHDYAANDTDELEMKAGDVVLVVTFDNPEEQDEGWLMGVKQDDWQQNKENGTKGVFPENFTQRL, encoded by the exons ATGGCTGAGCTGAATTTGGGGAAGGGGCTCACTGCAGGGAAAGTGGCCAGTAACGTGCAGAAAAAACTAACCAGAGCGCAAGAAAAG GTTCTGCAGAAACTTGGCAAAGCAGACGAGACCAAAGATGTCGCTTTTGAAGAGGGAGTAATCAACTTCAACAAACAATAT ACTGAAGGCAGCAAACTCCAGAGGGATTTAAGGGCATACCTCGAGGCTGTGAAAG CCATGCATGAGTCCTCTAAGAACCTTCAGGCATGTCTAGCTGACATGTATGAGCAAGACTGGTATGGCAAGAATGAAGTGGACTCCATTGTGGAG GATTGTGATGTGCTTTGGACTGATTACCACCAGAAGCTGGTTGATCATGCTCTCATCTCCATGGATACTTACCTGGGCCAGTTCCCTGATATTAAG gCTCGTATAGCTAAAAGGGACAGGAAGCTGGTAGATTACGACAGTGCCAGGCATAACTATGCCGTGACACACAAAACCAAGAAAAAGGACGGGGGCATTAAAATTACTAAG cCCTCATCCTTGTTGGAAAGGGCCACTCCAGGATGGGCTCAGGGTATCCTGTCTGCACACAATGTTGCCCAAAGTAGTCTTTCCAGGAGCCAG GCTGAGGAGGAGCTGGAAAGGGCCCAGAAGGTGTTTGATGAGATTAATGCTGACTTGCAAGAAGAGCTGCCATCACTTTGGAACAG TCGTGTTGGGTTTTATGTCAGCACCTTCCAGAGTTTGGCTGGTTTTGAGGAGAAGTTTCACAAAGAAATGAGTCGG TTGGATCAGGATATGTATGACATCCTGGAGAAACTGGAGGAAACAGACACAACTAG CAAGACAGGTATCTGCGGCGCCTCATCATCAGGAGCAAATAGGAG TGGTAAAGAGGCATCTAACCACACTCTCAGGCCAGGAGGACCACCCCCGATCCCCAAATCCCCATCCAAG CTCAGACCAGCAGTGCCTCCTCCACCCAAGGTGACACCATCTAAAGAGCTAAAAACAGAGAATATCATCAACCTTTTTGATGCTGCAGCTACTCCTGATATCAACGTCACCTCCCCTACAGAG TTTGACAGTCCTGCAGTGAGCAACCTGTTGGACATGGACCTGGATTCTTTCAGTGCAGCAACCAAAGCCTCCACGGTCACACAG CCTGCAAACTGGGACTCATGG CCTGAGGACAGTGGTGGCCAAGAAGAAGCGACCACACAGCACTATGACCCTGTGGCTGCTGCTACAGAGGCCTGGGGGGATGATGGTTCGCAGCCTGTCCACTATGATCCCATCACAGCTGCTACAGAGGGCTGGGGGGATGACGGAACCCAGCCAGTTCGCTATGACCCTTTGGCTGCAGCTGAAGAGGGATGGGGGGATGATGGAAACCAGCCGGTTGATTATGACACCGTAGCTGAAGCCCAAGAGGGCTGGGGCGATGAGGAAAGCCAACCAGTTGCAGAGGTGCCTGCCACAGACTATGAAACACCTGCAGATGAGGCTCCAGCAGACGCAGTTGAGGAGGAAGCCCCcccagctgctgctgtgttgGATAATGAAGAGGGTCAG GGAgactctgcagctgcagcagctgaacCAGCTACACCAACTGCACCGGCTGCACCAGTAGTGGAAGAAGCAgcaaaggaggaagaggag ACACCTGCAGTAGCAGCAGAATCAACAGAAGTAGCATCAGAATCTGCAGAGATGCCTCCTGGCTTTCTGTTCAAG GTCCAAGTGATGCACGATTATGCTGCCAATGACACAGATGAACTGGAGATGAAGGCCGGTGATGTGGTGCTAGTAGTGACTTTTGACAACCCTGAAGAACAG GATGAAGGCTGGCTGATGGGAGTAAAGCAAGACGACTGgcagcaaaacaaagaaaacggcaCTAAAGGAGTATTTCCCGAAAACTTTACCCAGAGGCTGTGA
- the LOC134644185 gene encoding myc box-dependent-interacting protein 1 isoform X3, translated as MAELNLGKGLTAGKVASNVQKKLTRAQEKVLQKLGKADETKDVAFEEGVINFNKQYTEGSKLQRDLRAYLEAVKAMHESSKNLQACLADMYEQDWYGKNEVDSIVEDCDVLWTDYHQKLVDHALISMDTYLGQFPDIKARIAKRDRKLVDYDSARHNYAVTHKTKKKDGGIKITKPSSLLERATPGWAQGILSAHNVAQSSLSRSQAEEELERAQKVFDEINADLQEELPSLWNSRVGFYVSTFQSLAGFEEKFHKEMSRLDQDMYDILEKLEETDTTSKTGICGASSSGANRSGKEASNHTLRPGGPPPIPKSPSKLRPAVPPPPKVTPSKELKTENIINLFDAAATPDINVTSPTEPANWDSWPEDSGGQEEATTQHYDPVAAATEAWGDDGSQPVHYDPITAATEGWGDDGTQPVRYDPLAAAEEGWGDDGNQPVDYDTVAEAQEGWGDEESQPVAEVPATDYETPADEAPADAVEEEAPPAAAVLDNEEGQGDSAAAAAEPATPTAPAAPVVEEAAKEEEETPAVAAESTEVASESAEMPPGFLFKVQVMHDYAANDTDELEMKAGDVVLVVTFDNPEEQDEGWLMGVKQDDWQQNKENGTKGVFPENFTQRL; from the exons ATGGCTGAGCTGAATTTGGGGAAGGGGCTCACTGCAGGGAAAGTGGCCAGTAACGTGCAGAAAAAACTAACCAGAGCGCAAGAAAAG GTTCTGCAGAAACTTGGCAAAGCAGACGAGACCAAAGATGTCGCTTTTGAAGAGGGAGTAATCAACTTCAACAAACAATAT ACTGAAGGCAGCAAACTCCAGAGGGATTTAAGGGCATACCTCGAGGCTGTGAAAG CCATGCATGAGTCCTCTAAGAACCTTCAGGCATGTCTAGCTGACATGTATGAGCAAGACTGGTATGGCAAGAATGAAGTGGACTCCATTGTGGAG GATTGTGATGTGCTTTGGACTGATTACCACCAGAAGCTGGTTGATCATGCTCTCATCTCCATGGATACTTACCTGGGCCAGTTCCCTGATATTAAG gCTCGTATAGCTAAAAGGGACAGGAAGCTGGTAGATTACGACAGTGCCAGGCATAACTATGCCGTGACACACAAAACCAAGAAAAAGGACGGGGGCATTAAAATTACTAAG cCCTCATCCTTGTTGGAAAGGGCCACTCCAGGATGGGCTCAGGGTATCCTGTCTGCACACAATGTTGCCCAAAGTAGTCTTTCCAGGAGCCAG GCTGAGGAGGAGCTGGAAAGGGCCCAGAAGGTGTTTGATGAGATTAATGCTGACTTGCAAGAAGAGCTGCCATCACTTTGGAACAG TCGTGTTGGGTTTTATGTCAGCACCTTCCAGAGTTTGGCTGGTTTTGAGGAGAAGTTTCACAAAGAAATGAGTCGG TTGGATCAGGATATGTATGACATCCTGGAGAAACTGGAGGAAACAGACACAACTAG CAAGACAGGTATCTGCGGCGCCTCATCATCAGGAGCAAATAGGAG TGGTAAAGAGGCATCTAACCACACTCTCAGGCCAGGAGGACCACCCCCGATCCCCAAATCCCCATCCAAG CTCAGACCAGCAGTGCCTCCTCCACCCAAGGTGACACCATCTAAAGAGCTAAAAACAGAGAATATCATCAACCTTTTTGATGCTGCAGCTACTCCTGATATCAACGTCACCTCCCCTACAGAG CCTGCAAACTGGGACTCATGG CCTGAGGACAGTGGTGGCCAAGAAGAAGCGACCACACAGCACTATGACCCTGTGGCTGCTGCTACAGAGGCCTGGGGGGATGATGGTTCGCAGCCTGTCCACTATGATCCCATCACAGCTGCTACAGAGGGCTGGGGGGATGACGGAACCCAGCCAGTTCGCTATGACCCTTTGGCTGCAGCTGAAGAGGGATGGGGGGATGATGGAAACCAGCCGGTTGATTATGACACCGTAGCTGAAGCCCAAGAGGGCTGGGGCGATGAGGAAAGCCAACCAGTTGCAGAGGTGCCTGCCACAGACTATGAAACACCTGCAGATGAGGCTCCAGCAGACGCAGTTGAGGAGGAAGCCCCcccagctgctgctgtgttgGATAATGAAGAGGGTCAG GGAgactctgcagctgcagcagctgaacCAGCTACACCAACTGCACCGGCTGCACCAGTAGTGGAAGAAGCAgcaaaggaggaagaggag ACACCTGCAGTAGCAGCAGAATCAACAGAAGTAGCATCAGAATCTGCAGAGATGCCTCCTGGCTTTCTGTTCAAG GTCCAAGTGATGCACGATTATGCTGCCAATGACACAGATGAACTGGAGATGAAGGCCGGTGATGTGGTGCTAGTAGTGACTTTTGACAACCCTGAAGAACAG GATGAAGGCTGGCTGATGGGAGTAAAGCAAGACGACTGgcagcaaaacaaagaaaacggcaCTAAAGGAGTATTTCCCGAAAACTTTACCCAGAGGCTGTGA
- the LOC134644185 gene encoding myc box-dependent-interacting protein 1 isoform X2, with protein MAELNLGKGLTAGKVASNVQKKLTRAQEKVLQKLGKADETKDVAFEEGVINFNKQYTEGSKLQRDLRAYLEAVKAMHESSKNLQACLADMYEQDWYGKNEVDSIVEDCDVLWTDYHQKLVDHALISMDTYLGQFPDIKARIAKRDRKLVDYDSARHNYAVTHKTKKKDGGIKITKPSSLLERATPGWAQGILSAHNVAQSSLSRSQAEEELERAQKVFDEINADLQEELPSLWNSRVGFYVSTFQSLAGFEEKFHKEMSRLDQDMYDILEKLEETDTTSGKEASNHTLRPGGPPPIPKSPSKLRPAVPPPPKVTPSKELKTENIINLFDAAATPDINVTSPTEFDSPAVSNLLDMDLDSFSAATKASTVTQPANWDSWPEDSGGQEEATTQHYDPVAAATEAWGDDGSQPVHYDPITAATEGWGDDGTQPVRYDPLAAAEEGWGDDGNQPVDYDTVAEAQEGWGDEESQPVAEVPATDYETPADEAPADAVEEEAPPAAAVLDNEEGQGDSAAAAAEPATPTAPAAPVVEEAAKEEEETPAVAAESTEVASESAEMPPGFLFKVQVMHDYAANDTDELEMKAGDVVLVVTFDNPEEQDEGWLMGVKQDDWQQNKENGTKGVFPENFTQRL; from the exons ATGGCTGAGCTGAATTTGGGGAAGGGGCTCACTGCAGGGAAAGTGGCCAGTAACGTGCAGAAAAAACTAACCAGAGCGCAAGAAAAG GTTCTGCAGAAACTTGGCAAAGCAGACGAGACCAAAGATGTCGCTTTTGAAGAGGGAGTAATCAACTTCAACAAACAATAT ACTGAAGGCAGCAAACTCCAGAGGGATTTAAGGGCATACCTCGAGGCTGTGAAAG CCATGCATGAGTCCTCTAAGAACCTTCAGGCATGTCTAGCTGACATGTATGAGCAAGACTGGTATGGCAAGAATGAAGTGGACTCCATTGTGGAG GATTGTGATGTGCTTTGGACTGATTACCACCAGAAGCTGGTTGATCATGCTCTCATCTCCATGGATACTTACCTGGGCCAGTTCCCTGATATTAAG gCTCGTATAGCTAAAAGGGACAGGAAGCTGGTAGATTACGACAGTGCCAGGCATAACTATGCCGTGACACACAAAACCAAGAAAAAGGACGGGGGCATTAAAATTACTAAG cCCTCATCCTTGTTGGAAAGGGCCACTCCAGGATGGGCTCAGGGTATCCTGTCTGCACACAATGTTGCCCAAAGTAGTCTTTCCAGGAGCCAG GCTGAGGAGGAGCTGGAAAGGGCCCAGAAGGTGTTTGATGAGATTAATGCTGACTTGCAAGAAGAGCTGCCATCACTTTGGAACAG TCGTGTTGGGTTTTATGTCAGCACCTTCCAGAGTTTGGCTGGTTTTGAGGAGAAGTTTCACAAAGAAATGAGTCGG TTGGATCAGGATATGTATGACATCCTGGAGAAACTGGAGGAAACAGACACAACTAG TGGTAAAGAGGCATCTAACCACACTCTCAGGCCAGGAGGACCACCCCCGATCCCCAAATCCCCATCCAAG CTCAGACCAGCAGTGCCTCCTCCACCCAAGGTGACACCATCTAAAGAGCTAAAAACAGAGAATATCATCAACCTTTTTGATGCTGCAGCTACTCCTGATATCAACGTCACCTCCCCTACAGAG TTTGACAGTCCTGCAGTGAGCAACCTGTTGGACATGGACCTGGATTCTTTCAGTGCAGCAACCAAAGCCTCCACGGTCACACAG CCTGCAAACTGGGACTCATGG CCTGAGGACAGTGGTGGCCAAGAAGAAGCGACCACACAGCACTATGACCCTGTGGCTGCTGCTACAGAGGCCTGGGGGGATGATGGTTCGCAGCCTGTCCACTATGATCCCATCACAGCTGCTACAGAGGGCTGGGGGGATGACGGAACCCAGCCAGTTCGCTATGACCCTTTGGCTGCAGCTGAAGAGGGATGGGGGGATGATGGAAACCAGCCGGTTGATTATGACACCGTAGCTGAAGCCCAAGAGGGCTGGGGCGATGAGGAAAGCCAACCAGTTGCAGAGGTGCCTGCCACAGACTATGAAACACCTGCAGATGAGGCTCCAGCAGACGCAGTTGAGGAGGAAGCCCCcccagctgctgctgtgttgGATAATGAAGAGGGTCAG GGAgactctgcagctgcagcagctgaacCAGCTACACCAACTGCACCGGCTGCACCAGTAGTGGAAGAAGCAgcaaaggaggaagaggag ACACCTGCAGTAGCAGCAGAATCAACAGAAGTAGCATCAGAATCTGCAGAGATGCCTCCTGGCTTTCTGTTCAAG GTCCAAGTGATGCACGATTATGCTGCCAATGACACAGATGAACTGGAGATGAAGGCCGGTGATGTGGTGCTAGTAGTGACTTTTGACAACCCTGAAGAACAG GATGAAGGCTGGCTGATGGGAGTAAAGCAAGACGACTGgcagcaaaacaaagaaaacggcaCTAAAGGAGTATTTCCCGAAAACTTTACCCAGAGGCTGTGA
- the LOC134644185 gene encoding myc box-dependent-interacting protein 1 isoform X5, translating to MAELNLGKGLTAGKVASNVQKKLTRAQEKVLQKLGKADETKDVAFEEGVINFNKQYTEGSKLQRDLRAYLEAVKAMHESSKNLQACLADMYEQDWYGKNEVDSIVEDCDVLWTDYHQKLVDHALISMDTYLGQFPDIKARIAKRDRKLVDYDSARHNYAVTHKTKKKDGGIKITKPSSLLERATPGWAQGILSAHNVAQSSLSRSQAEEELERAQKVFDEINADLQEELPSLWNSRVGFYVSTFQSLAGFEEKFHKEMSRLDQDMYDILEKLEETDTTSKTGICGASSSGANRSGKEASNHTLRPGGPPPIPKSPSKLRPAVPPPPKVTPSKELKTENIINLFDAAATPDINVTSPTEPANWDSWGDSAAAAAEPATPTAPAAPVVEEAAKEEEETPAVAAESTEVASESAEMPPGFLFKVQVMHDYAANDTDELEMKAGDVVLVVTFDNPEEQDEGWLMGVKQDDWQQNKENGTKGVFPENFTQRL from the exons ATGGCTGAGCTGAATTTGGGGAAGGGGCTCACTGCAGGGAAAGTGGCCAGTAACGTGCAGAAAAAACTAACCAGAGCGCAAGAAAAG GTTCTGCAGAAACTTGGCAAAGCAGACGAGACCAAAGATGTCGCTTTTGAAGAGGGAGTAATCAACTTCAACAAACAATAT ACTGAAGGCAGCAAACTCCAGAGGGATTTAAGGGCATACCTCGAGGCTGTGAAAG CCATGCATGAGTCCTCTAAGAACCTTCAGGCATGTCTAGCTGACATGTATGAGCAAGACTGGTATGGCAAGAATGAAGTGGACTCCATTGTGGAG GATTGTGATGTGCTTTGGACTGATTACCACCAGAAGCTGGTTGATCATGCTCTCATCTCCATGGATACTTACCTGGGCCAGTTCCCTGATATTAAG gCTCGTATAGCTAAAAGGGACAGGAAGCTGGTAGATTACGACAGTGCCAGGCATAACTATGCCGTGACACACAAAACCAAGAAAAAGGACGGGGGCATTAAAATTACTAAG cCCTCATCCTTGTTGGAAAGGGCCACTCCAGGATGGGCTCAGGGTATCCTGTCTGCACACAATGTTGCCCAAAGTAGTCTTTCCAGGAGCCAG GCTGAGGAGGAGCTGGAAAGGGCCCAGAAGGTGTTTGATGAGATTAATGCTGACTTGCAAGAAGAGCTGCCATCACTTTGGAACAG TCGTGTTGGGTTTTATGTCAGCACCTTCCAGAGTTTGGCTGGTTTTGAGGAGAAGTTTCACAAAGAAATGAGTCGG TTGGATCAGGATATGTATGACATCCTGGAGAAACTGGAGGAAACAGACACAACTAG CAAGACAGGTATCTGCGGCGCCTCATCATCAGGAGCAAATAGGAG TGGTAAAGAGGCATCTAACCACACTCTCAGGCCAGGAGGACCACCCCCGATCCCCAAATCCCCATCCAAG CTCAGACCAGCAGTGCCTCCTCCACCCAAGGTGACACCATCTAAAGAGCTAAAAACAGAGAATATCATCAACCTTTTTGATGCTGCAGCTACTCCTGATATCAACGTCACCTCCCCTACAGAG CCTGCAAACTGGGACTCATGG GGAgactctgcagctgcagcagctgaacCAGCTACACCAACTGCACCGGCTGCACCAGTAGTGGAAGAAGCAgcaaaggaggaagaggag ACACCTGCAGTAGCAGCAGAATCAACAGAAGTAGCATCAGAATCTGCAGAGATGCCTCCTGGCTTTCTGTTCAAG GTCCAAGTGATGCACGATTATGCTGCCAATGACACAGATGAACTGGAGATGAAGGCCGGTGATGTGGTGCTAGTAGTGACTTTTGACAACCCTGAAGAACAG GATGAAGGCTGGCTGATGGGAGTAAAGCAAGACGACTGgcagcaaaacaaagaaaacggcaCTAAAGGAGTATTTCCCGAAAACTTTACCCAGAGGCTGTGA
- the LOC134646089 gene encoding indian hedgehog B protein-like → MRISFLLLTASLCALVLLLLAPASEGCGPGRGYGKRRLPKKLIPLAYKQFSPNVAEKTLGASGRPEGKITRNSERFKELTPNYNTDIIFKDEEDTGADRLMTQRCKDKLNSLAISVMNMWPGVKLRVTEGWDEDGHHSEDSLHYEGRAVDITTSDRDRNKYAMLARLAVEAGFDWVYYESKAHIHCSVKSEHSVAAKTGGCFPGDAQVVVEGGAAKQMRDLLPGDRVLASLTADGHGPFLYSPVLSFLDRQPNATKIFYVIGTDAGFNITLTAAHLIFVTDCTAGLNQPEEEPLSGSTWEGRPRWGVGQRTVFASEVQPGQCVFTSAGEVKSQPKLSVVTFVSEQRSIGLYAPLTQHGSIVVNGVLASCYAAVDSHHLSHWALAPLRLFYSLIGTSEAQNDGLHWYPWLLHWLGKMLLDTTHFHPWSVEQ, encoded by the exons ATGCGGatctccttcctccttctcacCGCCTCTCTGTGTGCCTtggtcctcctcctcctcgcacCTGCCTCGGAGGGCTGCGGGCCGGGGAGGGGGTACGGCAAAAGGCGGCTCCCGAAAAAGCTCATCCCGCTTGCCTACAAGCAGTTCAGCCCAAACGTCGCCGAGAAGACCCTAGGAGCCAGCGGGCGTCCCGAGGGCAAGATAACACGCAACTCCGAGCGCTTTAAAGAGCTAACGCCAAACTACAATACAGACATAATCTTTAAAGATGAGGAGGACACGGGCGCCGACAGGCTAATGACCCAG CGGTGTAAAGACAAGCTAAATTCTCTGGCCATCTCTGTGATGAACATGTGGCCAGGTGTGAAGTTGAGAGTGACGGAGGGCTGGGATGAGGATGGTCATCATTCAGAGGACTCACTGCATTATGAGGGGCGTGCTGTCGACATTACCACATCAGACAG GGACAGGAATAAGTATGCTATGTTGGCTCGCTTGGCTGTAGAAGCTGGATTTGACTGGGTCTATTACGAGTCCAAAGCCCACATTCACTGTAGCGTCAAGTCAG AACACTCTGTGGCAGCCAAAACCGGTGGTTGTTTCCCTGGTGACGCTCAGGTTGTCGTTGAAGGTGGTGCTGCTAAACAGATGCGTGACCTTCTCCCTGGTGATCGGGTCTTGGCTTCCTTAACAGCAGACGGCCATGGTCCTTTTCTCTACAGCCCAGTCCTATCCTTTCTGGACCGTCAGCCCAATGCCACAAAGATCTTTTATGTTATTGGGACTGATGCAGGATTCAATATTACTCTCACAGCTGCTCACCTGATCTTTGTCACAGACTGCACTGCTGGGCTGAATCAGCCAGAGGAAGAGCCCTTATCGGGTTCCACGTGGGAAGGCAGGCCTAGATGGGGAGTAGGTCAGAGGACGGTTTTTGCCAGCGAGGTCCAGCCAGGACAGTGTGTGTTTACATCGGCAGGGGAAGTGAAGTCACAGCCAAAACTTTCAGTTGTGACCTTTGTGAGCGAGCAGAGGAGCATTGGCTTGTATGCCCCACTCACCCAGCATGGGTCTATAGTGGTAAATGGTGTATTGGCATCTTGTTATGCTGCTGTGGACAGTCACCATTTGTCCCACTGGGCCCTGGCCCCGCTACGACTCTTCTACAGCCTGATTGGGACATCAGAAGCACAGAATGATGGGCTGCACTGGTACCCTTGGCTTCTACATTGGCTAGGGAAAATGCTGCTGGATACTACACACTTCCACCCCTGGTCTGTTGAACAATGA